The genomic stretch GATAAACGCCGGGGAAATCGACCTTTGCCGGTGGTACGGGCGGGAAAACGCGCCGGCAAAGATCGGGCAGGCCGGACTCGCAGGCGGGAAAGGGAGCGGCCGGAGGCGTTGGAGATCGCGGGCCGCAAAAAGACCGATTGGCAAGGATGGGGCAATCAGACCTATGGACGGGAAAAACGGAAAGGCCGGACTTTGCCGTGATGGGGCGGAAGAAAGACCGCCTCGACAAAGGACCGGGCAAGCCAACCTCGCAGGCGGGAAAACCTTGGAAGAGCCGGACGTTTGCCCTAGGAAAGGCGGGAGCCGGAGAGGGGAAGGGGTTCGCCGGATCGATGGCATGAAAAACATGTCTTCGGATCCATCGGTCAAGGATCCGGATTTATTTTAACATCCGGTTCAAAAAGGCCTTCGTCCGGTCGTGTTTCGGTCCGGCGAACAGGGAGGCGGGCGGCCCCGATTCGATGATTTCCCCCCGGTCCATGAAAATCACGGTGTCGGCCGCTTCTTTGGCAAAATTCATTTCGTGGGTGACGACGACCATCGTCATCCGTTCCTTCGCCAGCTGTCTCATCACGTCGAGCACCTCGCCGGTCAATTCCGGATCCAAAGCGGAAGTGGGTTCGTCGAAGAGCATGATCTCCGGGTTCATCATCAGCGCCCTGGCGATGGCCACCCGCTGTTTTTCCCCGCCGGACAAGCGGGCGGGATAAGCGGAACGCCGCTGGCTGAGGCCGACTTTATCCAGCAGTTCCAAGCTCCTTTGCCGGATCTTTTCCTCCGGTTCCATTTTTTTTAAACGGGGGGCCAATTCCAAATTTTCCAGGACGGTCAGATGGGGGAAAAGGTGAAAATGCTGGAAGACCATCCCCATTTTGGAGGTAATCGCTTTTATTTTTTTCGGTTTTCCGTAAACCCCGTCTTCCACCAGCGGCTCCCCGGCGATGCGGATCGTTCCGCCGTCGACGGTTTCCAGGTGGATCAGGCTTCGCAGAAGGGTGCTTTTTCCGGCGCCGGAAGGCCCGATCAGGGCGACGACCTCGTTCGCATTTACCCGGAAACTGACATTTTTCAATACCGGCGTCCGGCCGTATGCTTTTTTCACGTCGGTCACTTCGATGATCGCCATTTCGCTTCCCGCCTTCTCATTGGTATTGATAGCGCCGTTCGATCCTCTTCAAGAGCGCCGTTAAGACCAGCGTGATGGCCAGGTAAATCAACCCCGCGACGAAGTAAGGCAGGGTGGTGAAATCGCGGTTGACGGCCGTTTGCGCGTAATGCAGCAGTTCCGGAACCGCCACCGCGTACAAAAGGGCGGTATCTTTCACCAATGTGATCGTTTCATTGGCCGCCGCGGGCAAGGAGACCCGGAACATTTGCGGCATGATGATCCGCGTCATCGCCTGCCATTTGTTCAAACCGAGCACCTGGGCCGCTTCAAATTGTCCCCTGTCGACGGCGAGGAGCCCGCCGCGGAAAATCTCCGCGAAGTAGGCCGCATAATTCAAAATAAAACCGGTGCAGGCGGCGACGAACCGGTCAAGGACGAGATAATCCCCGACGACCGGGATCAGGGGGAGCCCGAAACAAATGAAGAGGAGCTGCAGCAAAAGCGGCGTTCCCCGCATGACGGTAATGTACAGTTGAATCAGCCATGTTAAAGGCTTAAACCGGGTCCTTGCGGCGAAGGTAAGGAGCAGGCCGAGGGGAAGGGAGGTGCAGATGACGATGAAAAACAGAAACAATGTCATCTTCGTCCCTTCCAGCATCGGCCTTAAAATCATTTGGATGTAATCGATGGACATGGAAATTTCCTCCCGTCAGGTGAATCCTGGTAGTACCGGGTTTTGCCGGGACGGTTGGGCGCATCTTCGCCCCGGGGCAGGGCCAATCCGTCCGGTCCGGCCGGCCCCATCCTTGGCAGAATCTCCGCCATGATGCCTTGCAAAAACCGGAAAACGGAGCACGCCCTCGATCCGTCGAAATCGGATCAATGCGCCGATCTCACCGGGTATCCCTTTCGGAAATCGCAGGGGAGGTCCGGACAGGAGCGCAGCCGCGTCTGTCAAACTTTGCGTTCATCCCTTGCCCTTACTTCAAAATTTTGTCTTCCCCGAACCATTTGACGGAAATCTCCGCCGCCGTTCCGTCGGCGATCAGCTCATCCATGGCTTTTTGCAACTCCTCTAACAGCTTTTCGTTGCCCTTTTTGACGCCCACTCCGTATTCCTCCGGGGCCAACGTTTCCTTCAGGACCTTATACTGGTCTTTTTCCTTCGTCATATAGTAATCGATGACGACCTCATCGATGACGACCGCGTCCACCCGGCGGTTTTTCAAATCCGCCAAGGCCAGGACGTTATCGGCGTATTCGGTGACCGATTTGACTTTGTTTGCGATCGGGTCCGCCTTTAAAGCGTCGGCGGCGGAAGACATGGATTGGAGCCCGACGGTTTTGCCCGCCAGGTCGTCAAGGGTGTCGATGGGCGAATCCTTCAATGTCACCACCACTTGGGCGTTTTTCAAATAGGGTTTCGTAAACAGCACCTTCTTTTTCCGTTCTTCCGTGATCGTATAGCCGTTCCAAATCAGATCGATGCGCCCGCTGTTTAATTCCGATTCCTTCGTGGACCAGTCGATCGGCTGGAATTTCACCTTTTTTCCCATTTTTTTCGCCGCGGCTTTGGCAAGGTCGATATCGAAACCGACGATTTCATTGTTTTCGTCCCGGAATCCCATCGGGGCGAATTTGTCGTCGATTCCGACGATCAGGGTATCATCCTTCGCTGAGGAACCGGAACAGGCGGTAAAGAGGAACAGCAGGGAAAGGAGGGCGATAAAGCCGGCTAACCGTTTCATTCGTTGAACCACCTTTCTTGGAAGGGCTCTTTAATTTATTATCACTTTAATATATTAAAATGTTAAACTAATAAAAAAATACCACGGTTTCTCCGGGCTGTCAAACGAAAAATTTTTTGAACAGGGGGATTTTTCCCTTCGTTGCCCGATGGCCGGCAAAAAAGATGCCATAGATAAACCGCGGGCATG from Caldibacillus debilis DSM 16016 encodes the following:
- a CDS encoding amino acid ABC transporter ATP-binding protein gives rise to the protein MAIIEVTDVKKAYGRTPVLKNVSFRVNANEVVALIGPSGAGKSTLLRSLIHLETVDGGTIRIAGEPLVEDGVYGKPKKIKAITSKMGMVFQHFHLFPHLTVLENLELAPRLKKMEPEEKIRQRSLELLDKVGLSQRRSAYPARLSGGEKQRVAIARALMMNPEIMLFDEPTSALDPELTGEVLDVMRQLAKERMTMVVVTHEMNFAKEAADTVIFMDRGEIIESGPPASLFAGPKHDRTKAFLNRMLK
- a CDS encoding amino acid ABC transporter permease is translated as MSIDYIQMILRPMLEGTKMTLFLFFIVICTSLPLGLLLTFAARTRFKPLTWLIQLYITVMRGTPLLLQLLFICFGLPLIPVVGDYLVLDRFVAACTGFILNYAAYFAEIFRGGLLAVDRGQFEAAQVLGLNKWQAMTRIIMPQMFRVSLPAAANETITLVKDTALLYAVAVPELLHYAQTAVNRDFTTLPYFVAGLIYLAITLVLTALLKRIERRYQYQ
- a CDS encoding amino acid ABC transporter substrate-binding protein produces the protein MKRLAGFIALLSLLFLFTACSGSSAKDDTLIVGIDDKFAPMGFRDENNEIVGFDIDLAKAAAKKMGKKVKFQPIDWSTKESELNSGRIDLIWNGYTITEERKKKVLFTKPYLKNAQVVVTLKDSPIDTLDDLAGKTVGLQSMSSAADALKADPIANKVKSVTEYADNVLALADLKNRRVDAVVIDEVVIDYYMTKEKDQYKVLKETLAPEEYGVGVKKGNEKLLEELQKAMDELIADGTAAEISVKWFGEDKILK